A portion of the Paenibacillus sp. PvR098 genome contains these proteins:
- a CDS encoding flavin reductase family protein: protein MISIDPASQSDKDNYKLLIGSIIPRPVALTTTLSKEGVLNAAPFSYFNIVTSSPPMVSVSVQRNKGLLKDTARNAQDTGAFVVHISDETYVEEMNQTSASLGPEESEVQYAGLTPIPSEKVAVPGVAEAKIRMECVLERSIPLGGTETAPACDLLIGRVVCFHIAEEIFQNGHIDPEGLKPVSRLGGRDYGKLGDIFSIERPV, encoded by the coding sequence TTGATATCTATTGATCCGGCAAGCCAGAGCGATAAGGATAACTATAAGCTGCTTATTGGGAGCATTATACCTAGGCCAGTTGCGCTTACCACAACCCTCTCGAAAGAGGGGGTCTTGAACGCGGCGCCATTCAGTTATTTTAATATTGTTACATCAAGTCCCCCCATGGTATCCGTCTCGGTGCAGCGCAATAAGGGTCTGCTTAAAGATACGGCTAGGAATGCGCAGGACACGGGCGCTTTTGTCGTTCATATCAGTGACGAAACGTACGTTGAGGAAATGAATCAAACGTCAGCGAGCTTAGGGCCCGAGGAAAGCGAGGTTCAATATGCAGGTCTTACTCCGATCCCAAGCGAGAAGGTGGCGGTCCCGGGTGTAGCCGAAGCGAAAATCCGGATGGAATGTGTGCTTGAACGATCCATTCCGCTGGGGGGGACAGAAACGGCTCCCGCGTGCGATTTGTTAATTGGCCGGGTCGTGTGCTTTCATATCGCGGAGGAGATCTTTCAGAACGGACATATTGATCCGGAGGGGCTTAAGCCGGTAAGCAGGCTCGGCGGCAGAGACTATGGCAAGCTGGGAGACATATTTTCGATTGAGCGGCCCGTTTAA
- a CDS encoding ring-cleaving dioxygenase, with protein MPQQTAGIHHITAFVTDAQENVDFYAGVLGLRLVKKTINFDAPEVYHLYFGNETGSPGTAITFFPWANARRGRIGGGQVGTTTFVVPPGALGFWEDRLQKLNISYSRTERFSEEYLQFKDSDSLQLELVEREEGPRSQWSFGGVTPDKAIKGFGGAVLFSTAPDQTMNLLEHVMGLEKEGEEGGFVRFRAVGDLGNVIDVNAVAMGSGQGGAGTVHHIAWRAKDDQDHQLWRNHILQSGFQPTPIVDRQYFNAIYFREEGGILFEIATDPPGFALDEDADALGEKLMLPEWFEPQRAAIEQGLPPIQIRVLGEDK; from the coding sequence ATGCCGCAGCAAACTGCAGGAATTCATCATATTACAGCTTTTGTAACAGACGCACAGGAAAACGTTGATTTCTACGCCGGGGTGCTTGGCCTCAGGCTCGTCAAAAAGACGATTAACTTTGACGCGCCGGAGGTGTACCATCTGTATTTCGGCAATGAGACGGGAAGCCCGGGCACAGCGATCACTTTTTTCCCATGGGCTAATGCAAGACGGGGCCGTATTGGTGGAGGTCAGGTCGGAACGACCACCTTTGTCGTTCCGCCAGGCGCATTGGGCTTTTGGGAGGATCGCTTGCAGAAATTGAATATATCGTATTCACGGACGGAGAGGTTCTCCGAAGAATATCTTCAATTTAAGGATAGTGACAGCCTTCAACTTGAGCTTGTAGAGCGGGAAGAAGGTCCCCGGAGTCAATGGTCGTTCGGGGGTGTTACGCCGGACAAAGCGATTAAAGGCTTTGGAGGTGCCGTGCTCTTTAGTACTGCTCCTGACCAAACCATGAACCTGCTTGAGCATGTGATGGGGCTTGAAAAGGAAGGGGAAGAAGGGGGCTTTGTCCGGTTTCGGGCCGTAGGCGATCTGGGCAACGTGATTGATGTCAATGCTGTGGCTATGGGCTCAGGCCAAGGCGGTGCAGGTACCGTTCATCATATTGCATGGCGTGCGAAGGATGACCAGGATCATCAATTATGGAGAAATCATATTTTGCAGAGCGGGTTTCAACCGACCCCTATTGTGGACCGGCAATATTTCAATGCGATTTATTTCCGTGAAGAAGGGGGAATCCTTTTTGAAATCGCTACGGATCCCCCAGGATTCGCGCTGGATGAGGATGCTGACGCATTAGGAGAAAAGCTGATGCTTCCCGAATGGTTTGAACCGCAACGTGCCGCTATTGAACAGGGGCTGCCGCCTATTCAAATTCGTGTTTTGGGAGAGGATAAATAA
- a CDS encoding Cof-type HAD-IIB family hydrolase codes for MYKMLAIDIDDTLINDEKQITEGTRQALAAAMSQGVIVTLATGRMYASAKQLAGQLALNVPLITYQGSLVKNAIDGQVLYKRTVPVDAARTIFEFCGSHGLHLQTYVDDVLYVKENNEKAEAYAALSNIPYSVYPDFEKLISMPSTKLLIIDDPEVLDRVALQLRELLGGKVHITKSKPHFLEIVHAEGTKGHALSHVAEHFGLELSQIIAIGDSWNDREMLEAAGLGVAMGNAVDALKEIADYVTLSNNDDGIKHVVEKFILQTV; via the coding sequence ATGTACAAAATGCTTGCTATCGACATAGACGATACGCTGATTAACGATGAGAAACAAATTACGGAAGGAACCAGGCAGGCGCTCGCCGCCGCTATGTCTCAAGGCGTTATCGTTACGCTGGCTACCGGCCGCATGTATGCTTCCGCCAAGCAGCTGGCCGGCCAGCTCGCGCTGAATGTGCCGCTGATCACGTATCAGGGCTCGCTTGTCAAGAACGCGATCGACGGTCAGGTCCTGTACAAAAGGACCGTGCCCGTGGATGCTGCCAGAACCATCTTCGAGTTCTGCGGTAGTCATGGCCTCCATCTGCAAACTTATGTGGACGATGTGCTGTACGTGAAGGAAAACAACGAGAAGGCAGAAGCGTACGCAGCACTATCTAATATTCCGTATTCCGTTTACCCCGATTTTGAAAAACTCATCTCGATGCCGTCCACCAAACTGCTGATCATCGACGACCCCGAGGTGCTGGACCGTGTGGCCCTGCAATTGCGCGAGCTTCTTGGCGGCAAAGTGCATATTACGAAGTCAAAGCCTCATTTTCTGGAGATCGTACATGCGGAGGGGACCAAGGGACACGCCTTATCTCATGTGGCGGAGCATTTTGGACTGGAGCTATCGCAAATCATCGCGATCGGCGACAGCTGGAACGATCGCGAGATGCTGGAGGCAGCCGGACTCGGTGTCGCGATGGGGAACGCCGTTGACGCGCTGAAGGAAATCGCCGACTACGTCACGCTGAGCAACAATGACGACGGAATCAAGCATGTCGTAGAGAAATTTATTTTGCAAACCGTTTAA
- a CDS encoding ectoine synthase, whose amino-acid sequence MIVKHLEQVLNTQDDVDTPTWTSRRLLLQKDGMGFSMHDTVIKAGTETLIWYKNHVEAVYCIEGEGEIEVIGGQTYPIRPGTLYALDEHEKHYLRGKTDMRMVCVFNPPLTGREVHDKDGVYPVSAEVAETRG is encoded by the coding sequence ATGATCGTAAAACATCTGGAACAGGTTCTAAATACGCAGGACGATGTCGACACGCCGACTTGGACTTCCCGCAGATTGCTGCTTCAAAAGGACGGCATGGGGTTTTCAATGCACGACACCGTCATTAAGGCGGGTACGGAAACGTTGATCTGGTATAAGAACCATGTGGAAGCAGTTTATTGCATTGAAGGCGAGGGAGAAATTGAGGTGATCGGCGGACAAACGTACCCTATCCGGCCGGGAACGCTCTATGCGTTGGATGAGCATGAAAAGCACTACCTTCGAGGGAAGACGGATATGCGTATGGTTTGCGTATTTAACCCTCCATTAACGGGGCGCGAGGTTCATGACAAGGACGGCGTGTATCCGGTGTCTGCCGAGGTTGCCGAAACGAGAGGCTGA
- the ehuD gene encoding ectoine/hydroxyectoine ABC transporter permease subunit EhuD, translating to MWNWEYSLQILPELLIALRMTITATVGGFALACVGGLLLALAARSRRKPLALAAKVLTEFVRNTPLLVQIFLLYYSLPLMTNISLSAFTVGMIGLGLHYSTYLSEVYRSGIEAIPKGQWEAATALNFSKARTWFSIVLPQAIPPIVPVMGNYLIVMFKETPILSAITLVELLLTAKNIASVSYRVFEPYTMVGILFLLISFPASLLVRRLEIKLNRQRGL from the coding sequence ATGTGGAATTGGGAATATAGTCTGCAAATCTTGCCGGAACTGCTGATCGCTTTAAGGATGACGATTACGGCAACAGTAGGGGGATTTGCCCTAGCCTGTGTAGGCGGTCTGCTTCTGGCTTTGGCTGCCAGATCGCGCCGGAAACCGCTCGCTTTGGCGGCAAAGGTTTTGACGGAGTTTGTGCGAAATACGCCATTACTGGTGCAAATATTTTTACTGTATTACAGCCTGCCTTTAATGACCAATATCTCGCTATCGGCTTTTACCGTTGGCATGATCGGCTTGGGCCTTCATTACAGCACTTATTTGTCCGAAGTGTACCGTTCTGGCATCGAGGCCATCCCCAAGGGGCAGTGGGAAGCGGCCACTGCGCTCAACTTCTCTAAAGCGAGAACGTGGTTCTCCATCGTACTGCCCCAGGCGATTCCGCCTATCGTGCCGGTGATGGGCAATTACTTGATCGTGATGTTTAAAGAAACGCCTATCCTTTCAGCGATTACGCTGGTGGAACTATTGCTTACGGCCAAAAATATCGCTTCGGTTTCGTACCGCGTGTTCGAGCCCTATACAATGGTTGGCATACTGTTTCTGCTGATCAGTTTTCCGGCTTCCCTGCTGGTTAGAAGGTTGGAAATCAAGCTGAATCGTCAAAGAGGGCTTTGA
- the thpD gene encoding ectoine hydroxylase encodes MVTVNTRSTGSIEDAYPSRIKSAVEFIKRKDPVIYSDWTKDSPVAREQSNFYEKNGYLFLESFFTDAEVNDWREELTRLWEAGRHSDAEEVIREPGSNEVRSVFAVHRDNPVFSSLSQHSRLLEIVRYLLGSDVYMHQSRINFKPGFNGKEFYWHSDFETWHVEDGMPRMRALSCSIALEDNSYFNGPLMVVPGSHRTFVTCVGETPDDHYRSSLRRQEYGVPDQVSLTELVRQGGIEAPVGKAGSILLFDCNLMHGSGSNITPMPRSNVFLVYNSTENRIVEPFSGQKPRPDYIAARS; translated from the coding sequence ATGGTAACGGTGAATACCCGTTCTACCGGAAGTATAGAGGATGCGTATCCCTCCAGAATCAAGTCGGCTGTGGAATTTATCAAACGCAAGGATCCTGTAATCTATTCCGATTGGACGAAGGACAGCCCGGTTGCCCGGGAGCAATCAAATTTCTACGAGAAGAATGGTTACTTGTTCCTCGAGAGCTTTTTCACGGATGCCGAGGTGAATGATTGGCGTGAAGAGCTCACAAGGCTGTGGGAGGCAGGCCGACATTCGGATGCGGAGGAAGTGATTCGTGAACCGGGGAGTAATGAAGTGCGCTCGGTGTTTGCGGTCCATCGCGACAACCCAGTGTTCAGCTCGCTATCCCAGCATTCCAGGCTCCTTGAAATCGTTCGGTATTTGCTGGGAAGCGACGTGTATATGCATCAGTCCCGCATCAATTTTAAGCCCGGCTTTAACGGTAAAGAATTTTATTGGCACTCCGACTTCGAAACATGGCACGTGGAAGACGGCATGCCCAGAATGCGGGCGCTTAGCTGCTCGATTGCGCTTGAAGACAACAGTTATTTTAACGGTCCGCTGATGGTAGTGCCCGGCTCCCACCGGACGTTCGTTACCTGCGTGGGCGAGACGCCGGATGACCATTACCGAAGCTCGCTTCGCCGTCAAGAATACGGAGTGCCCGATCAAGTAAGCTTGACCGAGCTTGTCCGCCAAGGCGGCATTGAGGCCCCGGTTGGCAAAGCGGGTTCGATCCTACTGTTCGACTGCAATCTTATGCATGGCTCTGGCAGCAACATTACACCGATGCCGCGCAGCAACGTATTCTTGGTGTATAACAGCACGGAGAACCGGATTGTCGAGCCGTTCTCCGGCCAAAAGCCTCGTCCGGATTATATCGCCGCCCGTTCATAG
- the ehuC gene encoding ectoine/hydroxyectoine ABC transporter permease subunit EhuC, which produces MDVTVMSMLPLLLEGAKVTVLVAVLSGIVAFAAAVTAGLCKLSRWWVVRTATAVYVEVFRGTSLLVQLFWLYFALPFLGVELPKLLAAVLAVGLNYGAYGSEIVRSSILAVPKGQWEAAIALNMTPYERMTRIIFPQAFLRMLPPFGNLMIELIKSTSLVYFITLADLTYQAMLLRNNYYPMTPYIFSLLLLFYFVMAYTVSLCTRWVERKAAAGRM; this is translated from the coding sequence ATGGACGTTACCGTAATGAGTATGCTGCCGCTGCTGCTGGAAGGGGCTAAGGTGACGGTCCTGGTGGCCGTGCTTTCCGGAATCGTAGCTTTTGCGGCAGCGGTGACGGCGGGGCTTTGCAAGCTTTCCAGATGGTGGGTCGTACGGACGGCAACGGCGGTTTACGTTGAAGTGTTTCGCGGAACTTCACTCTTGGTGCAGCTGTTCTGGCTTTACTTTGCACTGCCATTCCTTGGGGTGGAGCTTCCGAAGCTGCTGGCGGCTGTGCTCGCGGTCGGGCTCAATTACGGCGCATACGGATCGGAGATTGTCCGAAGCTCAATTCTTGCGGTCCCCAAAGGGCAGTGGGAGGCAGCGATCGCGCTGAATATGACACCTTATGAGCGGATGACGCGAATTATTTTTCCACAAGCTTTTCTTCGTATGCTGCCCCCGTTCGGCAATTTGATGATCGAACTGATCAAGTCAACTTCCCTGGTATACTTCATCACGCTGGCCGATCTGACTTACCAGGCGATGCTGCTTCGTAACAATTACTACCCGATGACGCCGTACATTTTTTCGCTGCTGCTTCTGTTCTATTTTGTCATGGCCTATACCGTGTCCTTATGCACCCGGTGGGTCGAACGAAAAGCGGCGGCGGGGAGGATGTAG
- the ehuA gene encoding ectoine/hydroxyectoine ABC transporter ATP-binding protein EhuA, giving the protein MTGCPIVRYLNIRKNFGDIEVLKGIDLDIAPGEKVAIIGPSGSGKTTLGRLLMTLEEPTSGSIEIGGEPLWHMESGGKQVRANEKHLHRMRSSIGMVFQHFNLFPHMTVLRNVTEAPMRVLKLSAEEARERAVFMLRKVGLEEKLESYPAQLSGGQKQRVAIARALVMRPKVMVFDEVTSALDPELVGEVLEVIKEIAEEGEMAMILITHEMEFAREVADRVVFAADGVILEEGTPKELFENPQSERLQAFLRRFRSTVGV; this is encoded by the coding sequence ATGACGGGTTGTCCTATAGTAAGATATTTGAATATTCGAAAAAATTTCGGTGATATCGAGGTACTAAAGGGAATAGACCTGGATATCGCGCCTGGCGAGAAGGTAGCCATCATCGGCCCGAGCGGTTCGGGCAAAACAACGCTTGGCCGCCTGCTGATGACATTGGAGGAACCTACCTCCGGGTCGATTGAGATTGGCGGCGAACCGCTTTGGCATATGGAATCGGGCGGTAAGCAGGTTCGCGCGAATGAGAAGCATCTGCACCGGATGCGCAGCAGCATCGGGATGGTGTTTCAGCATTTTAACCTGTTTCCTCATATGACGGTGCTTCGCAATGTGACGGAGGCCCCGATGCGGGTGTTGAAGCTTAGCGCGGAGGAGGCGCGGGAGCGCGCGGTGTTCATGCTGCGGAAGGTGGGGCTGGAAGAGAAGCTGGAATCCTACCCCGCGCAGCTTTCAGGAGGACAAAAGCAGCGCGTGGCGATTGCACGGGCTCTGGTCATGCGACCGAAGGTCATGGTGTTCGATGAGGTGACCTCCGCGCTTGATCCCGAGCTGGTGGGCGAGGTGCTTGAGGTCATCAAAGAAATTGCGGAAGAGGGCGAAATGGCGATGATTCTTATTACCCATGAGATGGAGTTTGCCCGCGAGGTGGCCGACCGCGTCGTGTTCGCCGCCGACGGCGTTATCTTGGAGGAAGGAACGCCCAAAGAGCTTTTTGAGAATCCGCAAAGTGAACGGCTTCAAGCTTTTCTTAGACGATTCCGATCAACTGTAGGTGTATAA
- the ectB gene encoding diaminobutyrate--2-oxoglutarate transaminase: MTQTMTETTELTSMHVFEELESEVRSYCRSFRTVFSKASNDKLWDVNGREYIDFFAGAGALNYGHNNEQIRQKLVQYLLEDGITHSLDMATKAKEDFLTRFRDVILNPRGLQYKVMFPGPTGTNSVESAMKIARKVTERETVLCFTNAFHGMTLGSLSVTGNKFKRKGAGVALGHSVFMPYDGYFGADTDTVAYIEKLLDDPGSGVPLPAAVIVETVQGEGGLNVASLPWLKRLEKLCEKRGIVFIIDDVQMGCGRTGTFFSFDEAGIRPDIVCLSKSIGGYGLPMALTLIKPELDIWAPGEHNGTFRGNNLGFIAATEALSYWESDAFSIQVKRKAKRMRTFLEEQVEAYPQLQGEVRGKGFIQGIAFAKAGTAELLCEAAFQRGVIMETSGPDSEVAKLMPPLTIEDEVFEQGLQRVAESMKELAAGIRNSSQGKGA, from the coding sequence ATGACGCAAACAATGACAGAAACGACGGAATTGACTTCTATGCACGTTTTTGAAGAATTGGAATCGGAGGTGCGGAGTTATTGCAGAAGCTTCCGTACGGTATTTTCGAAAGCGAGCAACGATAAGCTTTGGGATGTCAATGGACGGGAATATATCGATTTTTTCGCCGGTGCAGGCGCATTGAACTATGGGCATAACAATGAGCAGATTCGACAAAAGCTGGTTCAGTATTTGTTAGAGGACGGCATCACCCATAGCTTGGACATGGCTACTAAAGCAAAAGAGGATTTCCTTACCCGTTTCCGTGATGTGATTTTGAATCCGAGAGGCTTGCAATATAAAGTAATGTTCCCGGGACCAACGGGAACCAATTCGGTGGAAAGCGCAATGAAAATCGCCCGTAAGGTGACGGAACGTGAGACGGTGCTTTGCTTTACGAACGCGTTCCACGGGATGACGCTGGGGTCGCTCTCCGTTACGGGCAACAAGTTTAAGCGAAAAGGCGCCGGCGTGGCCTTGGGCCATTCCGTGTTCATGCCCTACGACGGTTATTTCGGTGCTGATACGGATACAGTTGCTTATATCGAGAAGCTGCTTGATGATCCAGGCAGCGGCGTTCCGCTTCCGGCAGCCGTCATCGTGGAGACGGTGCAGGGCGAGGGTGGATTGAATGTAGCCTCGCTCCCATGGTTGAAACGATTGGAAAAGCTGTGCGAAAAACGGGGAATTGTGTTTATCATCGATGACGTCCAGATGGGCTGCGGCCGGACGGGGACGTTCTTCAGCTTCGACGAAGCGGGGATTCGTCCGGATATCGTTTGTTTGTCCAAATCCATCGGCGGCTACGGACTCCCAATGGCCTTGACGCTAATCAAGCCTGAGCTGGATATATGGGCTCCGGGAGAGCATAATGGCACGTTCCGGGGGAACAATCTGGGCTTTATCGCCGCAACGGAGGCGCTGTCCTATTGGGAATCCGATGCGTTCTCGATTCAAGTGAAGCGCAAAGCTAAACGGATGCGTACGTTTCTGGAAGAACAGGTGGAGGCCTATCCACAGCTGCAAGGGGAAGTGCGAGGCAAGGGTTTCATCCAAGGGATTGCCTTTGCGAAAGCAGGAACAGCCGAATTGCTGTGCGAAGCTGCTTTCCAGCGCGGAGTCATCATGGAAACTTCCGGACCCGACAGCGAAGTGGCGAAGCTGATGCCTCCGCTGACGATTGAGGATGAGGTATTTGAACAAGGGCTGCAGCGGGTCGCTGAGAGTATGAAAGAGCTGGCGGCCGGGATTCGGAATTCGTCTCAAGGGAAGGGAGCGTAA
- a CDS encoding MFS transporter, whose translation MLRNRLFRSGLIVGFIIFCTVMGIMFAVPLMLSGVKGLSTDMIGWVLFPSAISAVLFGPIGGGLADKKGNPFVVTIGVALLISSLLLVSTLISFQPWLISISMVLTYIGFSFIQTAIANSVSQTLSPQETGIGMGLFNLVGFISGAVGTAVVGRALDEKLFSFPLNPLVTDSGAWMYSNLLLLFSLIIMVGATVYYLSYGRAAKS comes from the coding sequence TTGCTGCGCAACCGACTGTTCCGCAGCGGATTGATTGTCGGTTTTATTATTTTCTGTACGGTTATGGGTATTATGTTTGCTGTCCCGCTTATGCTGAGCGGCGTCAAAGGACTGAGTACGGATATGATCGGCTGGGTGCTGTTTCCTAGTGCAATCAGTGCGGTCTTATTCGGACCGATTGGCGGAGGCTTGGCGGACAAAAAAGGAAATCCTTTTGTCGTAACGATCGGCGTTGCTCTGCTCATCAGCAGTCTGCTGCTCGTTTCCACCTTGATTTCGTTTCAACCTTGGCTGATTTCCATTTCCATGGTGCTCACTTACATTGGTTTTTCTTTCATTCAGACGGCGATTGCGAACAGTGTATCCCAGACGCTATCGCCACAGGAAACGGGTATCGGAATGGGGCTGTTTAATCTCGTCGGCTTCATTTCCGGAGCGGTCGGAACAGCCGTGGTTGGCCGGGCGCTGGATGAGAAGCTGTTCAGCTTTCCCTTGAACCCGCTTGTGACGGATTCCGGTGCTTGGATGTATAGCAACCTGCTGCTCTTGTTCTCGCTCATCATTATGGTCGGAGCCACTGTGTATTATCTGAGCTACGGCAGAGCGGCAAAAAGTTAA
- the ectA gene encoding diaminobutyrate acetyltransferase, with protein sequence MPQTGASIIRYRKPDKEDGGKVWELIRSAGTLDLNSAYCYIMLCDYFRDTCIVAEQDGKLAGFVSAFRPPGHEDTLFVWQIAVASEHRGRGIGKALLQELLAGCGDHAIRFVEATISPSNQASRSLFGSIAKLYGSVCKMEEGYPAEIFPGGGSHEEECIYRIGPLQIK encoded by the coding sequence ATGCCGCAAACGGGCGCGAGCATCATTCGATACCGAAAGCCTGACAAAGAGGACGGAGGTAAAGTGTGGGAGCTGATTCGCTCCGCGGGGACGCTGGATCTCAATTCGGCTTACTGCTATATCATGCTTTGCGATTATTTCCGCGATACTTGCATCGTGGCGGAGCAGGACGGGAAGCTGGCGGGCTTCGTATCTGCATTTCGTCCCCCCGGCCATGAGGATACGCTGTTCGTCTGGCAAATTGCCGTAGCTTCAGAGCACCGCGGCAGGGGGATCGGTAAAGCGCTGCTTCAGGAGCTGCTGGCTGGCTGCGGAGACCATGCCATACGATTCGTGGAAGCGACCATAAGCCCCTCGAACCAAGCTTCCCGAAGTCTTTTCGGTAGTATAGCCAAACTGTATGGTAGCGTTTGCAAAATGGAGGAAGGTTACCCGGCCGAGATTTTTCCGGGAGGCGGCTCTCATGAAGAAGAATGCATATATCGCATTGGACCGCTTCAGATCAAATAG
- the ehuB gene encoding ectoine/hydroxyectoine ABC transporter substrate-binding protein EhuB, giving the protein MRQWLKIPLILLLFAAVAGCGTVDDAGAPQGDSPAAAGGNKEGTLAKAQEQGYVTVGFANEKPYAYQTADGELTGEAVEIARTVLKNLGINEMRGELTEFGSLVAGLQAKRFDLITAGMFINPDRCSAVAFADPEYSIGEAIAVKKGNPLVLHSYKDIAENKDAKVAVMAGAVELGYLEASGVPKERMLIVPDQASAISALQAGRAEAITMTGPALQSMLDMANDSNLERVADFEQPTVDGKSVRGYGATAFRLDDQAFKDAFNTELKKLKDSGKLLTILQKFRFTEDELPGDMTAAELCGG; this is encoded by the coding sequence TTGAGGCAATGGTTGAAAATTCCGCTCATTCTTTTGTTGTTTGCGGCAGTGGCAGGATGCGGAACTGTAGATGATGCCGGAGCTCCGCAAGGAGACAGCCCGGCTGCCGCCGGAGGCAACAAAGAGGGTACATTAGCCAAAGCGCAAGAACAAGGTTATGTCACAGTAGGATTTGCGAATGAAAAACCGTATGCTTACCAAACGGCGGACGGGGAACTGACCGGTGAAGCGGTCGAAATTGCAAGGACGGTATTAAAAAATTTAGGAATTAATGAAATGCGCGGCGAATTAACCGAATTCGGTTCGTTGGTTGCAGGCTTGCAAGCCAAACGATTCGATCTGATTACCGCGGGAATGTTCATTAATCCTGACCGTTGTTCGGCTGTCGCTTTCGCCGATCCGGAGTACAGCATCGGGGAAGCGATTGCCGTCAAGAAAGGAAATCCTTTAGTACTACATAGTTACAAAGATATTGCCGAGAACAAGGATGCCAAGGTGGCGGTCATGGCCGGAGCGGTGGAACTCGGGTATTTGGAGGCATCCGGCGTACCGAAGGAGCGCATGCTGATCGTCCCTGATCAGGCATCCGCCATCAGCGCACTGCAAGCAGGCCGCGCGGAAGCGATTACAATGACAGGTCCTGCACTTCAGTCCATGCTGGATATGGCGAATGACAGCAATTTGGAACGAGTTGCCGATTTCGAACAGCCGACGGTGGATGGCAAAAGCGTCAGGGGTTACGGGGCTACCGCCTTCCGGTTGGATGATCAAGCGTTTAAGGACGCTTTCAATACGGAGCTGAAGAAGCTTAAGGATTCGGGCAAGCTGCTTACCATCTTGCAGAAATTCAGATTCACGGAGGATGAGCTTCCGGGAGACATGACGGCCGCGGAGCTGTGCGGCGGGTAA
- a CDS encoding alpha/beta hydrolase: protein MKHIFQKGTDLAAPTLVLLHGTGGTESDLLPLAEIIAPAASVLSVRGNVLENGMPRFFRRLAEGVFDEEDLLLRTQELGDFLDKAADEYGLDRLNMVAVAYSNGANIAGSLLFHHKDSLKGAILHHPMVPRRGVELPDLSGTPVFIGAGTNDPICTPQETEDLQALLAGAGASVTLHWEHRGHQLTSSEVHAAAAWYNQHFAK, encoded by the coding sequence ATGAAGCATATTTTTCAAAAGGGAACGGATCTTGCTGCACCAACACTAGTGCTCTTACACGGAACGGGCGGTACAGAAAGCGACCTGCTGCCGCTGGCTGAGATCATTGCGCCGGCTGCCTCCGTACTCAGCGTACGGGGCAATGTGCTTGAGAACGGCATGCCGCGATTTTTCAGACGACTCGCGGAGGGCGTATTTGACGAAGAGGATCTGCTGTTGAGGACGCAGGAGCTGGGCGATTTTCTGGACAAAGCCGCAGATGAATATGGATTGGATCGTCTAAATATGGTGGCCGTCGCATACTCTAATGGAGCGAATATTGCGGGAAGTCTCTTATTTCATCACAAAGATTCGTTAAAAGGAGCCATTCTTCACCATCCGATGGTGCCGCGCCGCGGCGTCGAGCTGCCGGATCTGTCCGGAACACCCGTCTTTATCGGTGCGGGAACAAACGATCCAATCTGCACTCCTCAGGAGACGGAAGATTTACAAGCGTTACTAGCAGGCGCAGGCGCATCCGTTACGCTGCACTGGGAACATCGGGGCCATCAGCTTACGAGCTCGGAAGTGCATGCTGCTGCGGCTTGGTACAACCAGCATTTTGCCAAGTAA
- a CDS encoding MarR family transcriptional regulator — MNDLNGLQALDNRELSLKLLVVLSKAYKVVMDRAMRDMKKYGLSATEFTVLELLYHKGRIPLQQIGDKILVTSGSITYNIDKLEKKGYLNRVPCSEDRRVTYAVIADKGTDLFHTIFPDHANVIESIMQGLAPEEKRDAIELLKKLGLEAQKIE, encoded by the coding sequence ATGAATGATCTGAACGGGTTGCAAGCACTGGATAATCGGGAGCTATCATTAAAATTGCTGGTTGTGCTTTCTAAGGCATACAAAGTGGTGATGGACCGCGCGATGAGGGATATGAAAAAATACGGTCTTTCCGCGACGGAATTTACTGTGCTGGAACTGCTGTATCATAAGGGAAGAATCCCCCTTCAGCAGATCGGTGACAAAATTTTGGTGACCAGCGGAAGCATCACCTACAATATCGACAAGCTGGAAAAGAAAGGATACCTAAACCGCGTTCCGTGCTCCGAAGATCGCAGAGTGACGTACGCCGTCATCGCTGATAAGGGAACCGATTTGTTCCATACGATTTTTCCGGATCATGCGAACGTGATTGAGTCTATCATGCAGGGGCTCGCGCCCGAGGAAAAAAGGGATGCCATCGAGCTGTTAAAAAAACTGGGGCTGGAAGCCCAGAAAATCGAGTGA